The DNA window ATTTCACCCTTCTCCGCACTCCGGGGAGTAAACAGGCGGGAGCGTGCAATTAAAGCGATGTTGCATGTCCaggtggatggatggacggatgggTGGATGGACAGGGAGCCGCTGGTGAGCAGGAggtggcacaggctgggggaggGTGAAGGGGACGGGGATGGCTGGCACAGGGCGTGGGGACCAGAGCTCCCGGGAAGGAGAGCGAGGGCTGCGGTGGGTGGCTGGGACATGTGAGGTGGCCCCATTTCATCACAGATTTTTCATCCGGCTGCGCACGcggagctggagcaggagcagcacctgTGTCCCCCGTGATGCGTGCCAAGCCCCTGCGGAGCCGCGGTCCCGCtggggtggcaggaggtggctccTGGGGACACGGGAGATGCTGCCTGCCCGCAGGCAGGGCGGGGTTCTCGGCGGGCAGCTCCCCCGGGCCCTGGGCACCTCCATGGCCATCTGACCTCCTGGCCacctctcttctgcctcttaCCTCCCACAGCTGGCGAAGGAGAGCGAGCGTCTCCAAGCAATGATGGCCCATCTTCACATGAGACCTTCAGAGCCAAAGCCTTTCAGCCAGCCTGTAAGCGTGCGtacccctcctgccctcctaCACCCCCACAGCCgcccccttttcccccctcgCCCTCGTCACTGGCTGccgtcccctccctgccctgtgcATGGTCACTACAGCCCTGCATGGCCCAACTGGACGGGCTCCCAAAGGTGAGCGTGCCCTGAGCATGCTCTGGCGCATGTAGCCTGGTCCCTTGTGCTGGGGCAAGGCATCAGGAGTGAAAGGCAGCCTGTGTTGGCATGTTGTGCTGCTCCACCAGCTCAGACTGCAGTAGATGCATCCCCTCCTGCAGTTGCATCGCATCCCTGCTGAGCCCAGCAAGTCCCTCACTCCGgcccttctctcctgctttgtgGCACGAGCTGGCTCAGCCCCATGGAGCTGCaagggctctgccagcccctgccATCCCCGTGCCGGTGCCCACACCCGCCCTCCGTCCCTCCCGTCCCTGCAGCTGAACCTGGTCTCCAGTGCCACCCTCTCCAAGAGCACTTCCGACACGTTCCCCGACGGTTTACCTCATCCCCCCACCTCCGCCACGGCACCTATCACCCCCCTGCGGCAGGGCCCCTCTGTCATCAGCTCTTCCACTCTACACAACGTGGGACCCATCCGCAGGAGAAACTCGGAGAAGTTCTGCACCCCAATATCTTCAGGTGAGCTCCGGGATGGGGCTCCACACCCTCCATCACGCAGCTGCCAGCTCCCAAAGTGGGTCACTTCACCGCCTGCCTGCCCATTTCTTGTCCCCCTCTCCAGAGCTTGCACAGAATCACGAGTTTTACAAAAACGCGGACGTCCGGCCGCCCTTCACGTACGCCTCGCTCATCCGGCAGGTGAGTGGCTCCGCAGGGTTCAGCTCTGCACCCCGAGACCTGCCCGCAGGGCACAGCGGGCAAAGCCGTGCTGTTCCCTGCTTTCTGAGTCCTGGGGGAGCCCCCACACCCACTATACCCCCATTTCTGCCCCTCGTGCCTCACCGCGGGACGGGTGTCAGACCCCACAGGACATCGCGAGTGATGCTTTTGTCCCCTCTCTGGTTTCCCAGGCCATCCTGGAGACCCCCGACAGGCAGCTAACGTTGAATGAAATCTATAACTGGTTCACGCGGATGTTCGCCTACTTCCGGAGGAACACGGCCACCTGGAAGGTGAGAGCAGCCCCGCTCGGCGCTGCAGGAGATGCTTCAGCTTATGTGGGCACCTGTGGTAAAAGACCAGTTCATTGCACAGCTCTGAGATGGCACGGAAAATGATTTTGTGGATAAATCCCaaattttccccccaaaatgcaTCCCTGGTCTCTGGGGACACATCGTGCGCACAGTAGGATGTGGCAAAGGGCTGCGCTGTAGAAATCCGGGGCTTTCTgcggagctggggctggagcggAGTGGcgagaagggcagagaaaagaGTGAGAGGCTGGAAACGGTAAATAAGGTTAATGCTGACCCGGGGGCAGGGGACGCTGCAcgcaggagatgctgcagcccGGCTGCAACGCGCGGCAGATGCGGGTGCTGGTCCGCGGGGACGGGTGGTGGCTGGGGGACCATGGGTGAGCGGCAGCACCCACGGCTCCGCTGCGAGACCCACACGGCGCCTGTGCCCGTCTGCTCCCCTGGCACACGGGGCTGCACGGGCAGGTGTTGAGGGGTTTGGCACCGAGGGGAGGTTTGGCACTGGCCTGGGCTGACAGGTGTGGATTTTGGGGCAGCACccgggtgctggggctgctcccccctTGGTTGTGTAGAAATCACAAAATCtgagagaaatgagaaaacccATCGCGGAGGGGAGGGGCGGTTGTGAGAAGGAGCGGTTGTTGCCCCAGCCCGGAAGGATTTATTGAATGTTTCCTACTGCATGTGTTTACTGAGACAGCTTCACCCTGTGCAGGGAAATAAGCAGCAACGTGGCTGAGGGAGACAAACActtaaaaagcagaatgagAATAAGCGAGATGCATTTTGAAAGGGTTAAGGAGGAATTGGTTATTGTGGAGCCCGGGGCCCCCGTGTGTTGCTGCCGCAGATCGGAGCTGCCTGCAGCGGGGGCTCGGTTCACCGCAACGAACTTTGGGTGAACAAACGGGTGTTTTGGCACCCGAGTGCTGGCAGCGGTGCTGGCTCGGGCAGGCGCATCCCGAGCATCCCCGAGGAGGCGGGTGTGGGACGGGCAGGGGTGTCTGGGCTATTTTTGGTCCTGGCCGTGTCCCTGCGTGGGTCTGGAGTCCCCCTCACGGCACGGGAGCGGCACTGCAGGCACCGCACCGGAGCAGCGCCGGCCACCGCGTCCCCAGCCAGCACCGGGGACAGCCGGCtctggggaccccccagcctCGGGGACCCGCTGGAAGGGACGGGCACCGTGGGCAGAGCCCGCTGTGGCCAGCAATGCTCCCAGGACGGTGTCTGGCCGTGGGCAGAGCAGGGGCCGTCTGGGACAGCATTTTTCCCACTCTGTGCCTCCATTTCCCCATCTGTGGAAGGAAATAGTGGTGggtgaaaatgcctttttcctccccttctactAGCTGAAAGGAATACATgttctgggggttttttctttgcGATCCGCCCACACCCTGTGTCACTGAAGGGCAGAGTTGATGGCTCAGAGGGGCATCCCCAGCCTCCTGGTTCCCTTTTTGCtgctctttattttctcctgttccACCACCAAAAGGGATGTCAGGGGATTAAAAAAAGCTGGGGGGCGATGATTCACTTCACAACTTTCAGTGTCCAAGGCCAGACTTCTTTTCAAGGAGGGAGATACGCAGGAAAAAATAAGGTATTTCCGCTCTTCAGAAAACCACCATTTCTGTGGCAACTTCTCCCTCGTCTCCTGCCTGTGCCgcccctgggctggggcaggggcgCGGGGGCCGAGCTGGGTGCCTGTCCCCACGGCGGGACAGAGCTGCGGGGGGGCCCACGGGGAGACCCCCGGCACGGCAccaggagcggggctgggggcatAAAGCAAACATCGTTAGAAAAGACAAAGATGAGAAGCAAACAGAGCAGCCAAGTCTGGCACTGAACAAAcactctgaaatacaaaagcCACGTTAGGATGaggcagggacccccccagcaccgggGGGTGGGGAGATTCCCATGTTCAGGGGGGTCTCGCCTGGTACCTCTGTGTCCTGGGaccagcacccagtgccaggGACAGGACATCCCAGCTCCAGTGATGCTGAATCGCATCCTGCCTGGTGTCAGGATGTATCTCCACTTTTGGCTTTGCAAATTCACGTTCCCTGGAAGCAGGGGGTgtcaggggacagggacagggctgcATTGCCACGTGCAGGAAGGTTTCGGCTTTGCCACGCTTCGTGCCATCAGTCAGGGCTTtgtttggaggaggaggaaggagcgaGGGGCAGGATCCGGCACCGGCGCGGGAGGAGTTCCTGTGTTTGGCTGCCAGGGGACAGGGGTTCAAGGGCagcggctgccccggccccccaggCACAGGCGAGGAGCGGGGGGCTCACAGAGGCGTgcaagggcagagcagggactgGGGACTCGTCCTGCTCCGCCGCTGCCCGGGGAGCGCAGCAGGGTCTGGGGTCCCCTTTGGATTTCCAGCTCCCGGGGATGTCTGTGCGCGGTGTCCTCCTCTCCGGGTGGTGCCAGGACGGGGTTTGAGGACAAGGGACACTGCCTGTCACCGCGGGACCCGGCTCTCAGCACGGCCACCGCGGCAGTGCCGGGCACGGTGGCACGGCCAGGGACACTGGGGTGGCCAGCGGGCAGCGGCtggaggatggatggatgggaaGGAGCCcagctttgtttggttttgtccttaaattaaaaagaaaaaggggcgATAGTGCAATTTGATGAGTTTCCGGGAACTCTAACACTTTCCAGTGCGGGGGGGTTCGGTCCTTGTGTCTCCTTTTGCCTTGTTGTGTTGGCCGGCTCCTTTGTTTATACAGCCCCCGTTCGACCTTTTAAATTGCTGTTAATGTTTTAGCGTAACGAATTAGTCTCTCATCACGAATCAGGACtcgaaataaaaaaaaaaaaattaaaaaaaaaccctccgaGGCCAACTTCCTGAAATTGGGGTCATTCTCATTTGCAAGGCAGAGAATCTGAGAACCTTAATGCAAGGAAATTTATTCAAAGGCAGAGCCCCGGCGTGATTAGGCCCTTTGTAATTATAGCTCGGAGAGATTCCACTCCAGCCTCCTGCCTCCCTCATGGATTAGCAAGTGAGTCGGAAAAATACACAGGATTTAATTAGAGGCAAATTAAAATTGGTAATGAAATAGGGGCAGTAGCAAATGGCAGGGAGttggaaggggaaaagggagcTGGTATCTCTCGGGGCTGCACTGTCTGCCTACGTGTGCGTctctttattttacatttagaaaTGTAAAGATGGTCAATgtaaagaagaaagggaaagaaaggaccAAAAAGGGAGGGcggagggaaagaaaaagaaagaaaaaggcatgcTGGCTTTGCTGAGCGAGCTGCAGCTCCCGGGTCCTCGCTGGTGTGGCTCGTCCCTTGTCCCgctctgtccccatctccctctGTCTGGCCAGGGCCCGCGGGACGGGGTCGTGTCCCTGGTGCGTCTCGAGGGCTCAGCTCCTGAACCCGCTCGGTGCTGCTGGGATGCGCGAGCGTTTGCAGCATCGCGGGCATTGGGCTGTGGACAAGCTGAGCTGGGCCGGAGCCGTGGGGACCCGTGGggtgtgaggaggaggatggggaggagggTGCAGGCGAGGGCCGTGCCgctgagctctcctgctgctctgcccgcagAATGCCGTCCGCCACAACCTCAGCCTGCACAAGTGCTTCGTGCGCGTGGAGAATGTCAAGGGAGCCGTCTGGACCGTTGACGAGCACGAGTACCAAAAGCGAAGGCCACCAAAGATGACAGGGTGGGTCCGACTGCCCCGCGGGACACGGCCCAGCAGCCGCTGCCGTGCCCAGCGCTGCTCCAGCCCCCGTCCCTGGGCCGGGAGTGCTCAGCCATGCATCGTTCCgcttcctctctttctgcaggagTCCGACTTTAGTCAAAAACATGATTTCAGGACTCGGTTACGGAGCACTTAATGCAAGTTACCAGGTAAGGACCCAGACCCATCCCTGGCAGGGGGCACTAAACCTTCACCGCTCCCCTGTCCCGTTTTCCATTGTGGTCTCGCGTCCTCCGTGCcttgagctgctgctgttctgtgtCGCAGGCGGCGCTGGCAGAGAGCAGCTTCCCGCTGCTCAACAGCCCCACCATGATCAACACCAGCTCCGCCAGCGCCATGCTGCACGTGGGCCACGACGACGTGAGCAGCACCGTGGAGCAGGTCAACAGCAACGGCAGCAACAGCCCGCGCCTGTCCCCGCAGCAGTACAGGTCAGCCTGGCCGGGGACGGGGTGTTACTGGGCTGCAGGGTGTTTGGAGATAAGGGACAGTGGCACTACAGGCACCAGGAGCTGCTCGTTGCCTCCTGTGGCTCCTGTCCCCCGGGTGAGGGGCAGCGAGGGGATGGGAGGGTTTGGAGTGAGAACTCTGGGGGGTTGCGGCTGGTGGGACCGGCTCCCCGAGGCTGAAGGCTTCccccccacagccacccagtGCATGTGAAGGAGGAACCAGCCGAGGCCGAGGACGATAGCAGACCTGTCTCGCTGATGGCCACCACCAACCAGAATGTGACGATTCCTGACGACAGGGACCTGGAGGAGGAGCTGCCAGTGGAAGACTTGTCCTAAGgaccccttcctcctccccaccgcGGGGAAACCCTTCCCACCCTACCAGCCGGAGACCAAGCAACGGCTCCCACCTCCCCAAGGTGACCTTCGGCGTTAACCTGTTTTCTAAAGGCACTTCACAAAGCAAAAGGGTTTCCTTGGTGCAACAACCTGTTGCTGTCGGCGCATCCCTTCCACCTCCCACTGCCCCATGCCACAGCTCCGGTGACTGACCGACTTGCCGCAGGGGACATCCTGCGACACGAGAAGCAAAAACCCAAGAGCTGGactttttcctccccttctcccttgGTTAGTGACTGGTGAACGAGGATGGTAGGTTGTTTCTGTCCGAAATggtccctccttcctcccctgtGCGCGGTGGGCACAGGAGAGGCAGCTCCAACCCCTCTTCCCGGCGATGCTCCAGCCTCCGCCAGCGACCGCCCGGGAGGGAAGGCGATGGCAGGAAACCGCTGTCACCTCTCTGTGCCCCGGTGGGTTTTGCACTAGGAGGGACTGTGGACCCTGCCCACATGCTGCCTCCACCCAGCTTTGGgggaagaaacagcagaaatgggGGCAAGTCCTCTGCCATGGCCTGGATGTCGGTTTCGCACCGTTCTCACGGCCGGGGAAGGACGAGGACTGACGCGTCGGTGGGCACGTGTCCCCTTGGCTGTGTCACCTCCGGCAGGTTGTTAAACTCCCCTGcaagcagagctgcccacacCGGGTTGGCTGCTCTCCCCAAGCCCCCTGGTCCCCAATGgtggggcagctggtgacacACAGCAGTGATGACCGTCCCCAGCTGGCCACCAGCACCAGGCAGCGAGGACACGTCCCTGCGTCCTTCTCGATGTCAGCTGCAGCGGGTGACACCTCTCCCAGTCCACGGGGGGTGGCCAGTGGCTCCTGGTTCCTCTGCCGAAGCCGGGCATGGGCTCCAAGGATGGGCACCGGTGAGCTGCTGCTCGGTGTCCTGCGGGTGACAAAGCCGACTCTGGTGAAACCTCGTGGCAGCTGAATGTGGCCGTGGCTGGTGAGCTGAGCCTGCTGCCGCGAGGGCTCCCACTTTCGTCTTTTCATTatccttttgtgtgtgtgtgcatccaGATGGGAAGATACCAAAAGATTTCTAGAGACAGAAGGTCCGTAGTTCAGGAGAACAGATGGTAttaatgccaaaaaaaaaaaaaaataatgagaagaTCACAACCAAACAGccctcttctccctgctctttCTTTCCGTGGTGGTGATGTGGGTACCCAGCACTGGGCTCCTCCCGGCCGCAGCCGTAGCCTCCCCAGTGTCCTGTGCTGGCCCTGGGgaccagcagcatccctggcaCGGCCGGGTGTCCTGGCACGCACCGGGGTCTCGGGGGACTTGCTGTGATGGACATGGAGCTGCTCTCGTCATTGAGCGCAGctcggggctccccaggagcgctgctccatccctgcctgTTCCTGTCCCCAGGTTGGGATGGTGGCAGTGGGGGCTGCATCactgtcccctgccccgggTCCTGGTGCCGGCACCCCTGGAGCTGCGCTTTGGGTTGAAAATGCAACACGCAGCTGTGAGCCGGGGGCTGCGTGCTTGTTTGTCCACATGCGTCCCCTGTGTGACGTCCCTGAGGGGCTCTTGGCCCTGTGGCCCGTGTCCCTGGGGACGCCTGCACCTCAGCTCGTCCCAGCGCATCCTTCTCACTGCCCGTTGCATCTTCAGTGCCTGCAGAAACAGAGGGTCCCTGGCTCCCCACTGCAGCCACCAGTGAGGCTGAGCAAAGCCCCCCCGCCCTGTGCCCTCTGCCACCCTGGCACCATCTGGGGGGTGCCGAGACCCTCGGGGAGCAGCACTGGGGCCATTAATGGGGTTCACCAGCACCCCCGGCCGGTGCTGCAAAGGGGCCCTCTTATCTCCCTAAAAACCCAGAAAATCCTGCAAAACCTGGTGCCCCCAGCCCACACGCGGGCAGCCGTGGGTGCTCTGTGCCACGGGCGCTCGGTGCCGTGCCGATCCGTGCTGGCCTTCGCTAGGTGTCTCCACTCGCCCCGTCTGTCCCCGCAGCCTCGCTCGCTCCATCGCTGCTGCAGTGTCAGGGTGAGGAGGTTTTTCCAGCCGCCGCATCCCCGCCGGCTCCCACTGGGCTCTGCCGGACACCGAAGACCCTGCCCGGGCTGGGGGTGCGAACCGAACCCCGTCTCTTGCAGCCTGGGTGCGGCCCCGTCCCCTTGTACCTCCAAAGCACCAGCGAGGCCGCAGGCGTCGCGTATTTTCccacttgctttctttttccctttttttgttttttttggttttttttctttttcagtcttttgatGTTAAGTTATTGTTTCAAACAAGTTTACAGCTGTGGCGGTGGGTGTTGCTGGCGTCGCACGTTGCTGCTTTACCCGTGCGAAGGAGCGGGAGCTGCTCGGGGGCGTGGGGGTGCAGCCCCTCGGCGGGGGTCGCCTGCCCCCCCAGGCTTTCGGGTTTTCGCTTTGCGTGTCCCCAATGGGGGACTATTGTGCCTCTTAGGGCAGCGCCAGCACCCGGTGTCACCCACCGTGCTGCTCCAGCGTGTCTGGGGTGTCCCTGTGGAGGGAGCGACCCGGTTTGTACTGGCGTCATCGTCCTTTCCGCACAGGGGGAGGTTTTGCAGCccagtgctggtgctgtgggcgCTCGGGAGCTCGCTGGGctgcggggacccccccgcTGTTTCGGGGGGTGTTTCAGTAGCTGCTCCTCTTGGTTTGCtcctcctgggtcctttcccctcctcttcctcctgctcttcgaatttaattttttagcaGCTCGCAGCCCCCTGTTATTTTGCATACGGTTCAGCAAAACCCCCGGCGTGCCCGGCGTTGGTGGCCCCTCCAGCGCCCGCCACAGGTCCTGCTtgcaatgtgatttttttttttttaagcttttccaGAGGTACTGACATCCCCGAGATGCCTCCCGGGGCCGGGACGAGCCGCGTGGCCCCACATCCCCACGGCTCCAGCCAGAATCCCCCACCACCGGCAGCCCAGGCCCCGCGGGGACAGCCTGGCGCCTTCCCCTCCGCGCTGGATATTCCTGTAGGTCCTTAGCTGCCATCCTGGCTCCCAAGagcactatatatatatatattatatatataaaaataaatatataaatataaaggagggtttgttttttaaacacgtGCACAGGTTTGGAAAGTCCTGTGGCTCCAGGTGATGCCTCTTCGGTTGCTGAAACGGGAATCGCGATGGGTGATTTTGTGGGAAACGTGCCCGGTTTGATACTCAGGGGTAAATTTAATTCATTCTCTTACCCCCATGCGGCCCGGCCGCTCGGCAGGTCCCCTCCGAACCCAGGTaccgtgtccccccagcctcGCCTGCGCCCGATCCCCTCACCCTCTGCTTTAGTTTTTGCTGGTTTGAATTTTATAAAATTCTGCATGTGTTACCTCGAACACGcgctgggggtggggagggagaaggataAAGGACCAAATGCAACGTGTGGCGGAATTGTATGTCTGTATATactgagatatatatatactggGTTTAAACCTACCAACACAAAttgttctttttggtttttttctggattttttttgttctattgCCTGTTTCTTTCCCCCCGGGACAGTTCTGTGAGGGGAAGGTATGAGCACCTCTCTCTGAGTAAAGGCATTTTTCTGGTGTCTCCCACTGAAGGAATTACTCAGTTTTccgtgtttttcttttttttccaatgattTTTTCCCTGAGTAGCGAACATGGGTCGAGCCAGAGGGTGGTCAGAAACcagtgctggaagggatggggtgctgggagcactgggggctgctgggggggcagcgGAGGcgaagggaaagcagcagccgaACGTGCGATAAACCAAaggggttttgctttgtttacaCGCCTGCCCAGCCTCGCGCTCCGATGGAGGTTTGTCCTGGGagcgctggggacaggagggacaggcCGGAGCCGGGGGCTTGGGGACCCTCCCGCTGCGGCCCCGGtgggtgccagggctgggacatCCCGGTCCCCGGGCTGCTCCGGGGACGCTCCAGCCCGGCCACaaccttctccttttcttttttctttcccccttttttccatCCTCTCCGGCGCCGGGTGGGAAGGTGACGCTGGGAGGTGGGCCGAGGGCCGgagggcggcgggcgggaggaCGTGGATGAACTGACCCTTCCTCCCGCCGCCTCCCTCGCGCTGTGTAAAGGAAATAGCGTCGCTGTGTATTTGTACTCTGAACTTCCGTGTGTCTGCTTTGGCAGACGGTAAACCCTTGTACAGTAGATCTAGCTGCATGTAATCTGTATGGACAATGGCattataaaatgcaataaaataagtTACCTAtcatgctgctgtgctgctgctctgttaTGATTATTGATAAGAGAAAAAAGCGTGCTGGTAACCTCGCTGGGCACTGGCACTTTGCTCCCTGCATCCCCGGAACCGAGGAGAGGCCTGGATTTCCCTGGATGTGCTGATGGAAGGACAGAGCACCCGGCTGCGCGGGGGATTCCCGCAgctgggatgggatgggaatggtgggtggggtggggtgggataGCAGCGGCTCCTGGAAAAGCGCACGAGCAGCTCAGCCAGGAGggtccctcctcttcctcacaaaCAGCCCCTGCCGAGGTGGGAAGGGGTTTCCTGGACGCTGGGGCCAAGGTGAGTTGCTGGATGTTCACTGCGGTTAAGATCGGCCcgttcaaatgaaaaataaccaCTATTAAGAAGTTAATAATTAGGAGGCAAGAGAGTTTTTGCCACTGATCTTAGggaatttttctcctctttctttttttaatttattttttaagaccCGCTCTGCAGCGAggcccctctgctgcctgcgcagccccgcggccccggccgtGGCCGTGGCTGGCTCCCAACCGCGGCTCCCCCTGCCAATATTAATAGACTGTTAGATCCCCTTTCCCTCCactgctccctctcagccaaACTTGCTTAATCTTTTTTCCAGTGGCCCTTTTCCAGGGCTCGTTGAGCTCTGGCCAGCTCGCCAGTGGCTTCCTGGGGCGCTGAACGTGCCCCCGCCACCCCCGGGGCTGagccagcacccatgggtgctcgAGCCGTGCAGAGGGGACGGTCCCCAACCTGCTGCGGGGAGGGCGCGGGGGCTCGCAGAGGGGCACGGGCTGTCACTCGCTTGGGGGAGCATGCGGCTTTGATTGATTTAACACTTGGAGAAAGAGCTTTTAACTTTTAaactagaaacattttttttcttttttctttttttttttccttttgttttgcaatGGACATGAAAGCTTTCTTGGCCTGATTGCTAAACCAGTCTGTGGATGGGGGAAGAGGCTGGGACCAGCTGcccccttccctctgctcctgggTGCAGAGCAACCCCGTGCACCCAGAAGCGGGTGGCAGCGGCGCCCAGCGCTCTGCTCCCCCCTCAGGAGCCACATCCCCGAgctgctgggtgtccccagccccagggcaccCGTATCCTCCTCGGCGATGCTCTTCTTCGTGCCTCGGttcccttccctgccaaaggCCCCGGTGATGCCCCCAAAGGTCCCGCACCCCCAGCACTGTTGGGGGGGCCGAGCCCCTCAAGCCGAggtccccccgctgccccccaggCGCAGCCGTGGCAGGTGGCAGTGGGGGGGCTGCCCCAACGAGCACAGCACGATGCTCCCCCCAACACTCACGTGCTGCTGCCCCCCCAAAACAGCACTTGCACACAGCCCCCCAGGGACGGAGCGTGGTGCACAGGGGAGGGGGAAGTCTTTAATTTTTCCATCTTCGAAAGATGAATGTTCATGGggcccctctttttttttttcttttaaatgtccgtttccttttttattattattatttacagaaatagcTCGTGACTCATCAAAATCTTTtagcagaaaatgtaaaacagtGGGGTCATTCACTACGACCCAGCACCTCACCTCCCTCCCAGCCCGCTCCGCACAGAAGGGTTTGAGAAGGTTATTTTGTTTGGAGATTTTGTGTGCGCCCAGTGACTGGTAATTATGCTCAACAGATGAGGGGGTGATGGCTGGAACCCTGAAAAAACATGGCTCTGTCTGCACAGCCGGGCTCTGTGCTGAGACACGGCCGGAATCTACAGCCCCATTCATGGCAGGTCAACCGCACGCTGCGGCTTGGggctgctggggttttttttgttttcagattgcacgcattttctcttatttatttatttttctttcgaAACTGCAAAGGGTTTGCCGAGGGATAAATGCCGGGAATGTTGCAAAACCCCCTTTGAACTGCAAAGTTGAGGCTTAGTGCTAAATCCTCACCGGAGCCGGGAAGGTCAGGGAGGTTTTTCAGCCGGTTTAAGCTCCAGGGCGCGGGGGGAACTGTGGCCCCAGGGGCGATGGGGACCAGACCCACTCCTGCCAAGGAGCCCGAGCCGCAGCCGggagctgggagcactgggagcaccgGGAGCACCGGGAGCACTGGGGTGGGTTTACTTTGGCTGCGGAAGAGCTCTGCGCGGCGGCTGGTGCCAGGCATTGGGAATGCGGGTCAGGGCAGTCCCACACCTACAGACATGGccttgttttccaaaatacagcCGGCTCCCACAGCTCCCGGGCGAGCAGCGGTGCCGGGTCTAGCGCAGGATTAACCCAGGTGTAATCACTGCGGGATTAATTCGTCCACtgcagggtgtccccagccctgctcctgcccacccAGCGCCCTGCTAAAACTGCTCTGGGGAACTTTCTTTAGAGGGGACAATgctgtggggaaaaataatacttGTTTTTGTGGAAAATGCTCTCGTCAGTGTGCTGGGTACTCGGCATCACTGAGCAACTTGTAACCCCCGTGACAGACCTCACCAGACTCATTCgcaccctcctgctcccctcatCCCTGGGGTGTTCCAGTCCAGGGACGGATGGAGCCCCCGTGGGGCCACTGTgcccagggcccagcagagagggagggagctgggggctggTTCATCACCGCTGGGCAGCAGCGATGTGAACCCGCagcacattttgttttccagggcCCTTCATGGGAGAGTGGCAGCGGGGACAGCTGAGCCACTCGTCCCACGGATGCTGCCCGTGACGGGTGCTGCAGGTGACATGCTGAACCATCCCCATGACACAGCGCACTGAGGAGAGGTCAGGGAAGGCTGGGCCTTGCCAAATTTTGCCTCCTGCTTCT is part of the Caloenas nicobarica isolate bCalNic1 chromosome 21, bCalNic1.hap1, whole genome shotgun sequence genome and encodes:
- the FOXP4 gene encoding forkhead box protein P4 isoform X3 gives rise to the protein MMVESASETIRSTPSSQNGVSSLSNQPDGGGGGGGAGGREGAAGGETNGEMSPVELLHFQQQQVPVSVAMMSPQMITPQQMQQILSPPQLQALLQQQQAIMLQQLQEYYKKQQEQLHLQLLTQQQAGKQQPKEPLGNKQLAFQQQLLQMQQLQQQHLLNLQRQGLVSLPPGQGTVPLQTLPQAVCPSDLQQLWKEVTAAQPVEDSIKQEGLDLTTNTSNSTSFSAAKVSPPISHHPLPNGQSTMHTPRRDSSSHEETPSSHPLYGHGECKWPGCETLCEDLGQFVKHLNTEHALDDRSTAQCRVQMQVVQQLEIQLAKESERLQAMMAHLHMRPSEPKPFSQPVSLNLVSSATLSKSTSDTFPDGLPHPPTSATAPITPLRQGPSVISSSTLHNVGPIRRRNSEKFCTPISSELAQNHEFYKNADVRPPFTYASLIRQAILETPDRQLTLNEIYNWFTRMFAYFRRNTATWKNAVRHNLSLHKCFVRVENVKGAVWTVDEHEYQKRRPPKMTGSPTLVKNMISGLGYGALNASYQAALAESSFPLLNSPTMINTSSASAMLHVGHDDVSSTVEQVNSNGSNSPRLSPQQYSHPVHVKEEPAEAEDDSRPVSLMATTNQNVTIPDDRDLEEELPVEDLS
- the FOXP4 gene encoding forkhead box protein P4 isoform X4, coding for MMVESASETIRSTPSSQNGVSSLSNQPDGGGGGGGAGGREGAAGGETNGEMSPVELLHFQQQQVPVSVAMMSPQMITPQQMQQILSPPQLQALLQQQQAIMLQQLQEYYKKQQEQLHLQLLTQQQAGKQQPKEPLGNKQLAFQQQLLQMQQLQQQHLLNLQRQGLVSLPPGQGTVPLQTLPQAVCPSDLQQLWKEVTAAQPVEDSIKQEGLDLTTNTSNSTSFSAAKVSPPISHHPLPNGQSTMHTPRRDSSSHEETPSSHPLYGHGECKWPGCETLCEDLGQFVKHLNTEHALDDRSTAQCRVQMQVVQQLEIQLAKESERLQAMMAHLHMRPSEPKPFSQPLNLVSSATLSKSTSDTFPDGLPHPPTSATAPITPLRQGPSVISSSTLHNVGPIRRRNSEKFCTPISSELAQNHEFYKNADVRPPFTYASLIRQAILETPDRQLTLNEIYNWFTRMFAYFRRNTATWKNAVRHNLSLHKCFVRVENVKGAVWTVDEHEYQKRRPPKMTGSPTLVKNMISGLGYGALNASYQAALAESSFPLLNSPTMINTSSASAMLHVGHDDVSSTVEQVNSNGSNSPRLSPQQYSHPVHVKEEPAEAEDDSRPVSLMATTNQNVTIPDDRDLEEELPVEDLS